The Eleginops maclovinus isolate JMC-PN-2008 ecotype Puerto Natales chromosome 24, JC_Emac_rtc_rv5, whole genome shotgun sequence genome contains a region encoding:
- the LOC134860694 gene encoding OX-2 membrane glycoprotein-like isoform X1, which produces MAQHTVIFLCAFGLFQKGLTAQVETRHTVMAAVGDESCLQCQLMQSKNVLQVTWQKMLPEGEDNIATYTKQFGQTVNPGFKGKVEFKDAGLQNCSIVIKNVKDQDEGCYRCLFNTIPEGAFIGRTCLQIYELHGPFLHVVDSVVSCSATGRPAPTVTLEDVPHYNSTSVANSNGTVTVTVTARLHDNSAEVVCAALVLSAPQKKANMSIPEVTMLAITGSEEDSESDNSGSGKSSSLVWIIVPLVLSCVCVVAIAVFLWRRKHLKGVREKDSEMTKTPQKTTTDRHEVLTPLITKTNEVRLRMSSSVKKPKESGTSQTSLKVKAKKRSFSMIPN; this is translated from the exons ATGGCTCAACATACGGTTATATTTCTCTGTGCATTTGGACTATTCCAGAAAG GTCTTACTGCTCAGGTAGAGACTCGGCACACTGTGATGGCAGCAGTAGGAGATGAATCATGCCTACAGTGTCAGCTGATGCAATCCAAAAATGTACTGCAAGTCACCTGGCAGAAAATGCTCCCTGAGGGCGAGGACAATATTGCTACTTACACCAAACAGTTTGGTCAGACAGTGAATCCTGGTTTTAAAGGAAAAGTGGAGTTCAAAGATGCTGGACTTCAGAACTGCTCCATAGTCATCAAGAACGTGAAAGACCAAGATGAAGGATGCTATCGCTGTCTGTTTAACACCATCCCTGAAGGTGCTTTCATTGGAAGGACCTGCCTCCAGATCTATG AGTTGCACGGACCCTTCCTGCACGTCGTAGACTCAGTTGTCTCCTGCTCGGCCACCGGTCGACCTGCTCCCACGGTAACCCTAGAAGACGTCCCCCACTACAACTCTACATCTGTCGCCAATAGCAACGGGACAGTAACCGTCACCGTGACAGCCCGTCTCCACGACAACAGCGCAGAGGTTGTATGTGCAGCACTAGTGCTCTCTGCTCCTCAGAAGAAGGCGAACATGTCGATTCCAGAGGTCACAATGTTGGCTATTACAG GTTCTGAAGAGGACTCGGAGTCTGATAACTCTGGTTCTGGTAAGTCTTCCT CTTTGGTTTGGATCATTGTGCCTTTGGTactatcctgtgtgtgtgttgttgcaatCGCTGTCTTCCTGTGGAGAAGAAAACATCTGAAAGG TGTGCGAGAGAAGGACTCTGAGATGACCAAGACACCTCAGAAAACAACCACAGACCGTCATGA ggTCCTAACACCGTTAATAACGAAAACGAACGAGGTACGGCTAAGGATGTCTTCTTCTGTGAAAAAACCCAAAGAATCAGGAACATCTCAAACATCTCTGAAAGTTAAAGCTAAAAAAAGGTCTTTTTCAATGATCCCAAACTAA
- the LOC134860697 gene encoding OX-2 membrane glycoprotein-like — protein MLLILSLTALLFTATMSLFNGYENTTVAYGQDAKYGCAVANPKGVQQVTWQRLFPDKSRANLATYNKRFGEQVNDPYRGKLIFTEATLSSSSIILANVTWADESCYICSFNVFPEGSTTRQMCLTVRGISSFKTEVHAPSSDPEAKMDEEEVVFSCSATGKPAPTIQWENLPEDVHTHRQPTTTVTNGDNTFTSSSNITLQLPAGWKGHVDCLLNSGTMGQRRETIPFSLPAKKTLEEDGKTRTTSGIAFVITAVLSVSLVIIAVAIKLTRSKTTKERKKRRNDEMPVQTFNRV, from the exons ATGCTTTTGATTCTCAGCCTGACTGCTTTGCTGTTTACAG ccACCATGTCACTGTTTAATGGCTATGAAAATACGACAGTGGCCTATGGACAGGATGCAAAATATGGATGTGCTGTAGCCAACCCCAAAG GTGTGCAGCAGGTGACATGGCAACGACTTTTCCCAGACAAGTCCAGAGCGAATTTAGCAACGTACAATAAGCGGTTTGGGGAGCAGGTAAATGATCCCTACAGAGGGAAGTTGATCTTCACAGAAGCGACGCTCAGCTCATCATCCATCATTCTGGCTAACGTCACCTGGGCGGATGAAAGCTGTTATATCTGCTCCTTCAACGTGTTTCCTGAGGGGTCAACGACAAGGCAGATGTGCCTGACGGTGCGAG GAATATCCAGTTTTAAAACAGAAGTGCATGCTCCCAGCAGTGACCCTGAGGCAAAGATGGATGAGGAGGAGGTTGTGTTCAGCTGCTCTGCTACAGGAAAACCAGCACCAACCATACAGTGGGAAAATCTACCTGAAGACGTCCACACACACCGGCAGCCGACTACTACAGTAACAAATGGAGACAACACGTTtaccagcagcagcaacatcacTCTGCAACTCCCTGCAGGGTGGAAAGGACATGTTGACTGTCTGCTGAACAGCGGAACGATgggacagaggagggagacGATTCCTTTCTCTTTACCTGCCAAGAAGACGTTGGAAGAGGATG GGAAAACGCGTACCACCTCTGGGATTGCATTTGTGATCACTGCTGTACTTTCAGTCTCTTTAGTAATCATTGCTGTTGCTATAAAGCTAACAAG gtcaaaaacaacaaaagaaaggaaaaagaggagaaatgatGAAATGCCTGTTCAAACCTTTAATAGAGTTTAA
- the LOC134861034 gene encoding uncharacterized protein LOC134861034 isoform X2, protein MDELTLFYSLILPLCLGSEVTIVKTIRRGTDVTRICVNTTQSPITLIVCKIRTEMSGEECRLLFLYRRGFVHKCDSRFSLKMEYQTVSLHLMNLTPVDSGNHTCECSHTEGTYVLHLYITVEDLEDKDGSILIQIPIPGMIGVTVFIITAVIILCICRRKHHSVCSVSATPGSSACENPGNLDEDDPDDSYTALQQPDSDLYQSVSNSANDRETVGLDYQNIRERETDASDKL, encoded by the exons ATGGATGAACTGACCCTGTTTTACTCTCTGATTCTGCCACTGTGTTTGGGCTCTGAAG TGACCATAGTGAAAACCATCAGGAGAGGAACAGATGTCACTAGAATATGTGTTAATACTACACAGAGTCCCATCACCCTCATAGTGTGTAAGATCAGAACGGAAATGAGCGGAGAAGAGTGTCGTCTGCTGTTCCTTTACAGACGAGGCTTCGTGCATAAATGTGACTCCAGGTTCTCTCTAAAGATGGAGTATCAGACCGTTTCTCTCCACCTGATGAATTTAACACCAGTGGATAGTGGGAACCACACCTGTGAATGTTCTCACACTGAGGGAACATATGTCCTGCATCTATACATCACTGTGGaag aTTTAGAGGATAAAGACGGCagcattttaattcaaataccGATTCCAGGTATGATTGGTGTAACTGTATTCATCATAACTGCAGTCATCATATTGtgtatctgcaggagaaaaCATCACAG tGTCTGTTCAGTGTCAGCCACACCTGGATCATCTGCATGTGAGAATCCCGGCAATTTG GATGAAGATGACCCTGATGACTCCTACACAGCCCTCCAGCAGCCAGACAGTGATCTCTACCAGAGTGTCTCTAACTCAGCCAATGATAGAGAGACGGTCGGTTTGGATTACCAGAATATACGCGAACGAGAGACTGATGCCAGCGACAAACTCTAG
- the LOC134860696 gene encoding OX-2 membrane glycoprotein-like isoform X1 codes for MSYFRFGRKLSFITFYLNVRRLNEVKMAQHTVIFLCAFGLFQKGLTAQVETRHTVMAAVGDESCLQCQLMQSKNVLQVTWQKMLPEGEDNIATYTKQFGQTVNPGFKGKVEFKDAGLQNCSIVIKNVKDQDEGCYRCLFNTIPEGAFIGRTCLQIYELHGPFLHVVDSVVSCSATGRPAPTVTLEDVPHYNSTSVANSNGTVTVTVTARLHDNSAEVVCAARVLSAPQKKANRSIPEVTMLAITGSEEDSESDNSALVWIIVPLVLSCVCVVAIAAFLWRRKHLKGVREKDSEMTKTPQKTTTDCHEVLTPLITKMNEVRLRMSSSVKKPKESGTSQTPLNVKAKKSLFQ; via the exons ATGAGTTACTTTCGATTTGGCCGGAAGCTGTCGTTCATAACTTTCTATTTGAACGTTAGGCGGTTAAACGAGGTTAAGATGGCTCAACATACGGTTATATTTCTCTGTGCATTTGGACTATTCCAGAAAG GTCTTACTGCTCAGGTAGAGACTCGGCACACTGTGATGGCAGCAGTGGGAGATGAATCATGCCTACAGTGTCAGCTGATGCAATCCAAAAATGTACTGCAAGTCACCTGGCAGAAAATGCTCCCTGAGGGCGAGGACAATATTGCTACTTACACCAAACAGTTTGGTCAGACAGTGAATCCTGGTTTTAAAGGAAAAGTGGAGTTCAAAGATGCTGGACTACAGAACTGCTCCATAGTCATCAAGAACGTGAAAGACCAAGATGAAGGATGCTATCGCTGTCTGTTTAACACCATCCCTGAAGGTGCTTTCATTGGAAGGACCTGCCTCCAGATCTATG AGTTGCACGGACCCTTCCTGCACGTCGTAGACTCAGTTGTCTCCTGCTCGGCCACCGGTCGACCTGCTCCGACGGTAACCCTAGAAGACGTCCCCCACTACAACTCTACATCTGTCGCCAATAGCAACGGGACAGTAACCGTCACCGTGACAGCCCGTCTCCACGACAACAGCGCAGAGGTTGTATGTGCAGCACGAGTGCTCTCTGCTCCTCAGAAGAAGGCGAACAGGTCGATTCCAGAGGTCACAATGTTGGCTATTACAG GTTCTGAAGAGGACTCTGAGTCTGATAACTCTG CTTTGGTTTGGATCATTGTGCCTTTGGTactatcctgtgtgtgtgttgttgcaatCGCTGCCTTCCTGTGGAGAAGAAAACATCTGAAAGG TGTGCGAGAGAAGGACTCTGAGATGACCAAGACACCTCAGAAAACAACCACAGACTGTCATGA ggTCCTAACACCGTTAATAACGAAAATGAACGAGGTACGGCTAAGGATGTCTTCTTCTGTGAAAAAACCCAAAGAATCAGGAACATCTCAAACACCTCTGAATGTTAAAGCTAAAAAAAGTCTTTTTCAATGA
- the LOC134860694 gene encoding OX-2 membrane glycoprotein-like isoform X3 produces MAQHTVIFLCAFGLFQKGLTAQVETRHTVMAAVGDESCLQCQLMQSKNVLQVTWQKMLPEGEDNIATYTKQFGQTVNPGFKGKVEFKDAGLQNCSIVIKNVKDQDEGCYRCLFNTIPEGAFIGRTCLQIYELHGPFLHVVDSVVSCSATGRPAPTVTLEDVPHYNSTSVANSNGTVTVTVTARLHDNSAEVVCAALVLSAPQKKANMSIPEVTMLAITGSEEDSESDNSALVWIIVPLVLSCVCVVAIAVFLWRRKHLKGVREKDSEMTKTPQKTTTDRHEVLTPLITKTNEVRLRMSSSVKKPKESGTSQTSLKVKAKKRSFSMIPN; encoded by the exons ATGGCTCAACATACGGTTATATTTCTCTGTGCATTTGGACTATTCCAGAAAG GTCTTACTGCTCAGGTAGAGACTCGGCACACTGTGATGGCAGCAGTAGGAGATGAATCATGCCTACAGTGTCAGCTGATGCAATCCAAAAATGTACTGCAAGTCACCTGGCAGAAAATGCTCCCTGAGGGCGAGGACAATATTGCTACTTACACCAAACAGTTTGGTCAGACAGTGAATCCTGGTTTTAAAGGAAAAGTGGAGTTCAAAGATGCTGGACTTCAGAACTGCTCCATAGTCATCAAGAACGTGAAAGACCAAGATGAAGGATGCTATCGCTGTCTGTTTAACACCATCCCTGAAGGTGCTTTCATTGGAAGGACCTGCCTCCAGATCTATG AGTTGCACGGACCCTTCCTGCACGTCGTAGACTCAGTTGTCTCCTGCTCGGCCACCGGTCGACCTGCTCCCACGGTAACCCTAGAAGACGTCCCCCACTACAACTCTACATCTGTCGCCAATAGCAACGGGACAGTAACCGTCACCGTGACAGCCCGTCTCCACGACAACAGCGCAGAGGTTGTATGTGCAGCACTAGTGCTCTCTGCTCCTCAGAAGAAGGCGAACATGTCGATTCCAGAGGTCACAATGTTGGCTATTACAG GTTCTGAAGAGGACTCGGAGTCTGATAACTCTG CTTTGGTTTGGATCATTGTGCCTTTGGTactatcctgtgtgtgtgttgttgcaatCGCTGTCTTCCTGTGGAGAAGAAAACATCTGAAAGG TGTGCGAGAGAAGGACTCTGAGATGACCAAGACACCTCAGAAAACAACCACAGACCGTCATGA ggTCCTAACACCGTTAATAACGAAAACGAACGAGGTACGGCTAAGGATGTCTTCTTCTGTGAAAAAACCCAAAGAATCAGGAACATCTCAAACATCTCTGAAAGTTAAAGCTAAAAAAAGGTCTTTTTCAATGATCCCAAACTAA
- the LOC134861034 gene encoding uncharacterized protein LOC134861034 isoform X1: protein MDELTLFYSLILPLCLGSEVTIVKTIRRGTDVTRICVNTTQSPITLIVCKIRTEMSGEECRLLFLYRRGFVHKCDSRFSLKMEYQTVSLHLMNLTPVDSGNHTCECSHTEGTYVLHLYITVEDLEDKDGSILIQIPIPGMIGVTVFIITAVIILCICRRKHHSVCSVSATPGSSACENPGNLDEDDPGDSYTALQQPDSDLYQSVSNSANHREDRWFGKPENTQQRDRCRRQTL from the exons ATGGATGAACTGACCCTGTTTTACTCTCTGATTCTGCCACTGTGTTTGGGCTCTGAAG TGACCATAGTGAAAACCATCAGGAGAGGAACAGATGTCACTAGAATATGTGTTAATACTACACAGAGTCCCATCACCCTCATAGTGTGTAAGATCAGAACGGAAATGAGCGGAGAAGAGTGTCGTCTGCTGTTCCTTTACAGACGAGGCTTCGTGCATAAATGTGACTCCAGGTTCTCTCTAAAGATGGAGTATCAGACCGTTTCTCTCCACCTGATGAATTTAACACCAGTGGATAGTGGGAACCACACCTGTGAATGTTCTCACACTGAGGGAACATATGTCCTGCATCTATACATCACTGTGGaag aTTTAGAGGATAAAGACGGCagcattttaattcaaataccGATTCCAGGTATGATTGGTGTAACTGTATTCATCATAACTGCAGTCATCATATTGtgtatctgcaggagaaaaCATCACAG tGTCTGTTCAGTGTCAGCCACACCTGGATCATCTGCATGTGAGAATCCCGGCAATTTG GATGAAGATGACCCTGGTGACTCCTACACAGCCCTCCAACAGCCAGACAGTGATCTCTACCAGAGTGTCTCTAACTCAGCCAACCACAGAGAAGACAGGTGGTTTGGAAAACCAGAAAATACACAACAGAGAGACCGATGCAGGCGACAAACTCTATGA
- the gemin8 gene encoding gem-associated protein 8 translates to MEENISTVMSWFSSPVYSRYWQHYQQAMAWHQRHQRAYRKALEAAYGHTHSQKHHSNSQRYADWNAGQEDGEDGDEESSSDSEIECDVSNMEISEELRQYFAQTEKHKEELKKQQQIEAEEHDSYVPADQDLRSSSWRSSMAPPAERPGERRGSEMKKLYGKDAAKIQAMEAAIQLNFDRHCDLKQPKYWPVIPLKL, encoded by the exons ATGGAG GAGAACATAAGCACTGTGATGTCCTGGTTCTCCAGCCCTGTGTACAGCCGCTACTGGCAGCACTACCAGCAGGCGATGGCCTGGCACCAGAGGCACCAGAGGGCCTACAGGAAGGCCCTGGAGGCCGCTTACGGCCACACTCACAGCCAGAAGCACCATTCCAACAGCCAGCGGTACGCAGACTGGAATGCGGGACAGGAAGACGGAGAGGACGGGGATGAGGAGAGCAGCTCGGACAGCGAGATCGAGTGTGACGTCAGCAACATGGAGATCAGCGAGGAGCTGCGGCAGTACTTCGCCCAGAcggagaaacacaaagaggagctGA agaagcagcagcagatcgAGGCAGAAGAGCATGACAGCTACGTGCCTGCAGACCAGGACCTGCGCAGCAGCTCCTGGAGAAGCAGCATGGCCCCTCCTGCAGAGCGACCCGGCGAGAGACGAGGGTCCGAGATGAAGAAGCTCTACGGGAAGGACGCCGCCAAGATCCAGGCCATGGAGGCGGCCATACAGCTCAACTTCGACAGACACTGTGACCTCAAACAGCCCAAGTACTGGCCCGTTATCCCGCTGAAACTGTGA
- the LOC134860696 gene encoding OX-2 membrane glycoprotein-like isoform X2 produces MSYFRFGRKLSFITFYLNVRRLNEVKMAQHTVIFLCAFGLFQKGLTAQVETRHTVMAAVGDESCLQCQLMQSKNVLQVTWQKMLPEGEDNIATYTKQFGQTVNPGFKGKVEFKDAGLQNCSIVIKNVKDQDEGCYRCLFNTIPEGAFIGRTCLQIYELHGPFLHVVDSVVSCSATGRPAPTVTLEDVPHYNSTSVANSNGTVTVTVTARLHDNSAEVVCAARVLSAPQKKANRSIPEVTMLAITALVWIIVPLVLSCVCVVAIAAFLWRRKHLKGVREKDSEMTKTPQKTTTDCHEVLTPLITKMNEVRLRMSSSVKKPKESGTSQTPLNVKAKKSLFQ; encoded by the exons ATGAGTTACTTTCGATTTGGCCGGAAGCTGTCGTTCATAACTTTCTATTTGAACGTTAGGCGGTTAAACGAGGTTAAGATGGCTCAACATACGGTTATATTTCTCTGTGCATTTGGACTATTCCAGAAAG GTCTTACTGCTCAGGTAGAGACTCGGCACACTGTGATGGCAGCAGTGGGAGATGAATCATGCCTACAGTGTCAGCTGATGCAATCCAAAAATGTACTGCAAGTCACCTGGCAGAAAATGCTCCCTGAGGGCGAGGACAATATTGCTACTTACACCAAACAGTTTGGTCAGACAGTGAATCCTGGTTTTAAAGGAAAAGTGGAGTTCAAAGATGCTGGACTACAGAACTGCTCCATAGTCATCAAGAACGTGAAAGACCAAGATGAAGGATGCTATCGCTGTCTGTTTAACACCATCCCTGAAGGTGCTTTCATTGGAAGGACCTGCCTCCAGATCTATG AGTTGCACGGACCCTTCCTGCACGTCGTAGACTCAGTTGTCTCCTGCTCGGCCACCGGTCGACCTGCTCCGACGGTAACCCTAGAAGACGTCCCCCACTACAACTCTACATCTGTCGCCAATAGCAACGGGACAGTAACCGTCACCGTGACAGCCCGTCTCCACGACAACAGCGCAGAGGTTGTATGTGCAGCACGAGTGCTCTCTGCTCCTCAGAAGAAGGCGAACAGGTCGATTCCAGAGGTCACAATGTTGGCTATTACAG CTTTGGTTTGGATCATTGTGCCTTTGGTactatcctgtgtgtgtgttgttgcaatCGCTGCCTTCCTGTGGAGAAGAAAACATCTGAAAGG TGTGCGAGAGAAGGACTCTGAGATGACCAAGACACCTCAGAAAACAACCACAGACTGTCATGA ggTCCTAACACCGTTAATAACGAAAATGAACGAGGTACGGCTAAGGATGTCTTCTTCTGTGAAAAAACCCAAAGAATCAGGAACATCTCAAACACCTCTGAATGTTAAAGCTAAAAAAAGTCTTTTTCAATGA
- the LOC134860693 gene encoding OX-2 membrane glycoprotein-like — protein sequence MVTRPQCAMCGPALLCLLLWISGLAVSRTQGQVVAPTSVTAEAGRPLLLGCNITKEAGATVRQVRWLNKEKKVLLAYEQSEPVRISIQEPNVQLNASHSNSSYITIQRVGSKDEGCYSCIFDVYPSGTLEGATCVSVTGKVSLEGNRTAQSGKTVTLSCEYSLPEKVQQVLWRKTAEQGDTSTVASYNKRGNHNIEERYSRRFRLSRTLADTKLTIQDVRMVDEACYSCEFHTFPDGTKSGSACLSVYVLPNPEVSHVTSSSGVTEANCTARARPVAELTWDIPGENRTLGPPVSFVYEQGDGTTVVTSTLLIQSAIKDLSVTCVVHHPGLVKPLTVPLQTDVVPANIILLSMCGVAAVLLLCLCVCVCKCFMCNDE from the exons atggtaaCCCGGCCTCAGTGTGCGATGTGTGGACCCGCCCTCCTGTGTCTGCTGCTCTGGATCTCAGGACTGGCTGTTTCCAGGACGCAAG GTCAGGTAGTAGCTCCTACCAGTGTGACTGCAGAGGCAGGCCGCCCACTGCTGCTCGGCTGCAACATCACCAAGGAAGCGGGCGCCACTGTGCGGCAGGTACGGTGGCTCAACAAGGAGAAGAAGGTCCTCCTAGCGTACGAGCAAAGTGAGCCGGTGCGCATCAGCATTCAGGAGCCCAACGTGCAGCTCAACGCCTCGCACAGCAACAGCAGCTACATCACCATCCAGAGGGTGGGGTCCAAGGACGAGGGCTGCTACAGCTGCATCTTCGACGTGTATCCCAGTGGAACGCTGGAGGGGGCTACGTGTGTCAGTGTCACCG GTAAAGTGAGCCTAGAGGGGAACAGGACGGCGCAGAGCGGGAAAACGGTCACCCTCTCCTGCGAGTACAGCCTCCCAGAGAAGGTGCAGCAGGTGTTGTGGAGGAAGACGGCGGAGCAAGGAGACACCTCCACCGTGGCCTCCTACAACAAGCGAGGCAACCACAACATCGAGGAGCGTTACAGCCGTCGGTTCAGACTGAGCCGGACGCTGGCCGACACCAAGCTCACCATCCAGGACGTGAGGATGGTGGACGAGGCCTGCTACTCCTGCGAGTTCCACACCTTCCCAGACGGCACCAAGAGTGGCTccgcctgcctgtctgtctatG TTCTACCCAATCCAGAGGTGAGTCATGTGACGTCGTCCTCGGGGGTCACTGAGGCCAACTGCACGGCCCGGGCCCGTCCCGTAGCAGAGCTCACGTGGGACATCCCCGGGGAGAATCGTACACTCGGACCGCCCGTTTCCTTCGTCTACGAGCAAGGCGACGGCACCACGGTGGTGACGAGCACGCTGCTCATCCAATCAGCGATCAAGGACCTGTCCGTCACCTGCGTGGTGCACCACCCGGGTCTGGTGAAACCTCTGACAGTgcccctgcagacagacg tgGTTCCGGCCAACATCATCCTGCTGTCGATGTGCGGCGTGGCGGCGGTGCTcctcctgtgtctgtgtgtgtgtgtctgcaagtGCTTCATGTGCAATGACG AGTGA
- the LOC134860694 gene encoding OX-2 membrane glycoprotein-like isoform X2: MAQHTVIFLCAFGLFQKGLTAQVETRHTVMAAVGDESCLQCQLMQSKNVLQVTWQKMLPEGEDNIATYTKQFGQTVNPGFKGKVEFKDAGLQNCSIVIKNVKDQDEGCYRCLFNTIPEGAFIGRTCLQIYELHGPFLHVVDSVVSCSATGRPAPTVTLEDVPHYNSTSVANSNGTVTVTVTARLHDNSAEVVCAALVLSAPQKKANMSIPEVTMLAITGSEEDSESDNSGSALVWIIVPLVLSCVCVVAIAVFLWRRKHLKGVREKDSEMTKTPQKTTTDRHEVLTPLITKTNEVRLRMSSSVKKPKESGTSQTSLKVKAKKRSFSMIPN; this comes from the exons ATGGCTCAACATACGGTTATATTTCTCTGTGCATTTGGACTATTCCAGAAAG GTCTTACTGCTCAGGTAGAGACTCGGCACACTGTGATGGCAGCAGTAGGAGATGAATCATGCCTACAGTGTCAGCTGATGCAATCCAAAAATGTACTGCAAGTCACCTGGCAGAAAATGCTCCCTGAGGGCGAGGACAATATTGCTACTTACACCAAACAGTTTGGTCAGACAGTGAATCCTGGTTTTAAAGGAAAAGTGGAGTTCAAAGATGCTGGACTTCAGAACTGCTCCATAGTCATCAAGAACGTGAAAGACCAAGATGAAGGATGCTATCGCTGTCTGTTTAACACCATCCCTGAAGGTGCTTTCATTGGAAGGACCTGCCTCCAGATCTATG AGTTGCACGGACCCTTCCTGCACGTCGTAGACTCAGTTGTCTCCTGCTCGGCCACCGGTCGACCTGCTCCCACGGTAACCCTAGAAGACGTCCCCCACTACAACTCTACATCTGTCGCCAATAGCAACGGGACAGTAACCGTCACCGTGACAGCCCGTCTCCACGACAACAGCGCAGAGGTTGTATGTGCAGCACTAGTGCTCTCTGCTCCTCAGAAGAAGGCGAACATGTCGATTCCAGAGGTCACAATGTTGGCTATTACAG GTTCTGAAGAGGACTCGGAGTCTGATAACTCTGGTTCTG CTTTGGTTTGGATCATTGTGCCTTTGGTactatcctgtgtgtgtgttgttgcaatCGCTGTCTTCCTGTGGAGAAGAAAACATCTGAAAGG TGTGCGAGAGAAGGACTCTGAGATGACCAAGACACCTCAGAAAACAACCACAGACCGTCATGA ggTCCTAACACCGTTAATAACGAAAACGAACGAGGTACGGCTAAGGATGTCTTCTTCTGTGAAAAAACCCAAAGAATCAGGAACATCTCAAACATCTCTGAAAGTTAAAGCTAAAAAAAGGTCTTTTTCAATGATCCCAAACTAA